The window CGAGCGCTTTCGCGTCGCGGGCTGGCACGTGATCGATGTCGATGGGCATGACATCGACGCGGTATCGGCGGCTCTGGAGCTTGCGCGCAAAGACCCGCGTCCGTCGATGCTCGCGTGCCGGACCGTCATCGGCCGAGGCATCGCGCGGCTGCAGGGGCAGCGCGGCGGCCATAGCGGGAAGCTGTTCGACGCGGACGCCGAGGCGGCCCGCGAACTGCTCGACTGGCCGCATGGGCCGTTCCATGTGCCCGACGAAATCTTGTCGGCGTGGCGTCGCGCGGGGCGGCGCAGCGCTGACTCGTATCACGCTTGGCAGGCCCGCGTGGCGGCGCTGCCGGCGGACGAGCGCGCAGAGTTTGAGCGCATTCAGGCAGGCCGCTTGCCCGACGGCTGGCGCGATGTGCTCGAAGACTACCGGCGTCGCGCGGCGGAAAACACGGAAGCGCAGCAGGGCATCATGGTGTCCGCCGAGATCAACGATCTGTTTGCGACGACGCTGCCGGAGCGCATGGTCGGCTGCGCCGACCTCGAAGCGCCGACGAGCCACAAGCGCCGTTTGCACGCATTCACGGCCGCGGACCGCAGCGGCGCGTACGTGCACTGCGGCGTGCGTGAGCACGTGATGGGCGCGATGGCGAACGGCATGGCCGCGCACGGCGGCGTGATCGCGACCTGCGTCACGTACCTCGCGTTCTCCGATTACGAACGCCCCGCGATGCGCATGGCCGCGCTCATGGGCCTGCCCGTGAACTTCGTGTTCAGCCACGACTCGATCGGCCTCGGCCGAAACGGCCCGACACATCAGCCCGTCGAGATCCTCGCGTCGTTGCGCGCGATGCCGAACATGCACGTGATGCGTCCCGCCGATGCCGTGGAAGCGGCGGAGTGCTGGGAGATCGCGCTCGAACGCAAGGACGGTCCGAGCACGATGGTGTTCGCTCGGCAGGCACTGCCGCCGGTGCGGTGCGTACATGTCGCCGAGAACCTGTCGCGTCGCGGCGCGTATGTGCTGGCCGAAGGCGTTGGAAGCGCGCGCCAGGTCACGCTGCTTGCCACCGGTTCCGAAGTGGCGATCGCGCTCGAAGCACGCGCGCGCCTGGAAGCCGAAGGCGTGGCGACGGCGGTCGTCTCGATGCCATGCTGGGAAATTTTTGACGAACAGGACGCGGATTATCGCGCCGCCGTGCTCGGGCCGGGCACGGTGCGTGTCGCCGTGGAAGCCGCCGTGCGCTTCGGCTGGGACCGCTACCTCGGCGAACGCGGCGGCTTTGTCGGCATGACCGGCTTTGGCGCGTCCGGTCCCGCCGAGGTGCTGTTCGAGCACTTCGGCATCACGGCGGGCCACGTCGTGGAAGAAGCGCGCCGCCATCTTTTGAAGGGAATCGAACAGGAGCTCAAGGAAGAAGCATGATGGAAAAGATCGTCTTTCTCGACCGCGCGACGCTCGCGCCGCAAATCAAACTGCGCAAGCCGGGCTTCGCCCACGAATTCGTCGAATACGAAAAGACCGCCCCCGAAGACGTGCTGACCCGGCTCGCGGGCGCAACGATCGCGATCACGAACAAGGTGGCGCTGACGAAGGAAGTGCTTGACCGGCTGCCGGGTTTGAAGCTCGTCGCCGTGGCCGCGACCGGCACCGATTGCGTCGACAAGGCCGCTTGCCAGCATCGCGGCATCGCCGTGGCGAACATTCGCGGCTACGCGCTCAACACCGTGCCCGAGCACACGTTCGCGCTGATGCTCGCGCTGCGCCGCAACCTCGTCGCGTATCGCAACGACGTGCTTGCGGGCGTGTGGCAGAAGTCGGGGCAGTTCTGCTTCTTCGATCATCCGATCCATGATCTCGGCGGGGCGCGGCTCGGGATCATCGGCGAGGGCGTGCTCGGGCAGCGCGTCGCGGAGATCGGCAAGGCGTTCGGCATGGTGCCGATGTTCGCCGCGCACAAAGGCAAGCAAGGCTTGGGGCCGCTTTATACGCCGTGGTCGGAAGTGCTCGCGACGAGCGACGTCATCAGCATCCACAGTCCGCTTACGCCCGAGACGCGCAACATGCTGGCGATGCCGGAGTTCCGCGCGATGAAGCGAAAGCCGTTGATCATCAACACGGCGCGCGGCGGGCTCGTGGACGAAGGCGCGCTCGTGCAGGCGCTCGATGAGGGCTTGATCAGCGGTGCCGGGTTCGATGTGACCGATGGCGAGCCGCCGCGCATGGATAGTCCGCTCATGCGTGTTGCGGGGCGGCCGAATGTGATTCTGACGCCGCATGTGGCGTGGGCTTCGGATGAGGCGCAGCAGGCGCTTGCCGATCAGCTGGTGGACAACATTGAGAACTTTGTTGGCGGCAAGCCGACGAATTTGGTGCAGAGCGCGTATTGATTAAGGGGCGGCGGCGGATATGCCTTCGAGAGTCAGGAAGGCTCGACATCCATTTCGTTGGCTGAATTAGCCGCCGCCAAAGTCGGTCAGGCCAAACCGATCCATACAATGGCTTTCGGGCGTTGGTTTTGCCCTGCTCGATGGCAGCAAGCAAAGTGCGTCGGCCATTCGGTTCTCTCGTGCATGTTCTCATATCCCATAAAGACCAAATCGCACGATTGAGTAGCGGTCTGGCTATTAGCCGCGAAGCGTTGACTAAACGGATGGCGCTTAAGCCGGATTGTCGCTAAATGACTGCGGAGGCGTGCTTTTGGTTGGTCGGATACTGGCGGTTGTTCACAAGCTGAGTTGTCTGGAAAGCTGACGGGCCGCAATCCTGAATCTGTCGACGCTGCTCGACGTGGTGGCTTCTCCGGTAAGTGTACATAGAGCAAACGTATTGCGGGTTCATACCTGAGCATATGAACCCGATACCTTGTGGGCGTTGTCGGAATCTTCCGCATGCACGAAACTGTAGGGGAATCAGATCATCCCGGTGGAGAACTATTTTGCCGAACACAACGATGACTGGATCAACTGTAAATCGATGCGACCGCATCACCTGGGCGCGACGTCATCATGAGCGACGGTGGCGGACTTTTTCCAAAGGTGGGACGGGGATAACTTCCGGCTGTGGTCACCGTTGTAGCTTAGTCTATGGGACGAAAGTTCCGATCAACCAGATGCTCTATGAATGCAGACGAGGAATCCACGTTCGACCCAGAGCGTAAGGATTCGACAAAGAATACCGATGGACAGTCGCCAGACATTACACAAGACGACTTCTCTGATGTCCCGCCAGAGTCGTCTATCCCCGTGGGCGGCGTTTCCGCGAACTATGGTCGCTACATTTCGAATGAACCAACGGATCACGCTCCGGTGACGTCGCGGAATGCGCGCGCGGGACGGTCTGCTAACTACGGCTCTTATCTGAATCGAAGTCGTGCGATCGGGGACGAGGAGCGGGCGACGCGGACAGCGATCGAACAACGGCGCCCTCAGATGTTTCCGCGGCTCGGAGTTGCGGACGTCGAACGTACACGTCGATTCGGCGCGCTGGAGTCATGGAAAGCCGGCGAGACGATGTTCCGCGCCGGCGAGAAGGGACTCGGAATAAGAGTTATCTTACGGGGCAATGTCTTGCTTACGCGGCGAGATGGACTGGGACAATCACGATTTTTGGCGGAACTGGCTGAGGGGCAGTTCCTTGGGGAGACAGCGCAGCTCACGGGGAAACCATATCTAGTAGACGGATATGCGCTCAAGGATGTGGACGCGATCCTGATCTCACCCGCGCAGGTACGGGCACTCCTGATAGAGGAGGCACAGCTGGGTGAAATCATCATGCGCGCCCTCATACTGCGCCGCGCGGAGCTTGTTCAGGGAGGCAGCGGCCCGGTACTCATCGGACCGGCGACAGACACCAAGACCTTGGCGCTCGAGGGATTCTTTCGGCGAGTAAATCATCCCTACCGGGTGGTCGATACGGAGAGTGATGCGGAAACCGTCGGCGTCCTCTCAAAGCTTCCGGACTGGCGCGAATCGACGCCAATTGTGGTGCTGGCCGATGGAACTATCTTACGTCGACCTGACGAGGCGACGCTGGCTGACAGGCTTGGGCTCTTGCCAGAATTGGCTCCAACGAGTATTTACGATGTCGCGATAGTCGGGGCGGGCCCGGCTGGACTGGCGGCCGCGGTATATGCCGCGTCAGAAGGCCTGTCCGTCATCGTGTTCGACTCACACGGCGCTGGCGGGCAGGCCGCGGCCAGCGCACGTCTCGAAAACTATCTGGGCTTTCCCGCCGGGATTTCGGGTCACGCACTGGCCTATCGCGCATTCATGCAGGCGGTAAAGTTCGGTGCGGAAATTTCGATTCCGTCTGAAATCTCGAAGCTGGACTGCGCGGTGTCGCCGTTCAGGGTTCATCTCACTGGTGGCCGTCTCGTCAGTGCGCATTCAGTGGTAGTTGCCAGTGGCGCCTCGTATCGTCGTCCAGATATCGATGGTCTTGATTTGTCCACGGCGAAAGGCGTCTATTACTGGGCGTCTTCGGTCGAAGCGAAGCTTTGTCAGGGCACAGAGGTTGTACTAGTCGGAGGAGGAAATTCGGCCGGGCAGGCAATCGTTTACCTCTCAAACTATGCGAGCCATGTCCACGTACTCGTGAGGCGGGGAGGACTCGAAGAGAGTATGTCTCGATATCTGATCGATCGTGTAATGGCCCTACACAACGTGACGATACATACACGCACGACGATCGAATCAGCATCCAGCGATGAAGACGGACTTTGCGGTCTGACGGTGAATACGGAGGGGCGAAATGCGTCAATCGAGACAAGACACCTCTTTCTGTTCACAGGCGCCGATCCAAATACCCAGTGGCTTCGCAACTGCGAAGTGGAAGTTGATGACAGAGGCTTTGTTTTGACAAGGGCTGCGGAGTCGTCCGACTCCTCTAGATGCCTCACATTCCAGACCAACGTGCCCGGCATCTTCGCTATAGGTGACGTGCGCTCGTCGTCTATCAAGCGAGTCTCGGCTGCAGTCGGAGAAGGTGCGGCGGTTGTATCGGAAATTCATTTGATGCTCGCGCAGACGCGTGCATGTTGAACACATCATGCCAGCCATCTTATGGCTGACGTTGAAATTCGTTATGCAATGTAGGACGCTAGTCGACAATACCCACGATCTGCGTGTGCGTGCGCCTTGATGGCTTGGGATGTGTCGAATAGAACACGACTCCCCATGTCATCGCCGACAGAGGCTTTTCCTCGAGTGCGGAAGAGTTTGCCGACGCGCTGGCGCGCTTAAGTCATCACGTCCGCACTGGCAGAGGCGGCTGGGGATATCGCCCCACCTATCTGATATGACGTTTCAATGCTGGCGGCTTGAGCGCCCGTAGCGCCTTGTGGCGCGACAAAGTCACCCGCGCTGCCGGGCTTCGTGCTTCCACTCCGGAACCCGGGACGATGGTAGTCCCGCGACAGCCCGCTCGGACCCGGTGGCGATGCTGGCGCGACGGCGCCAATTCCTTGGCGTGTGCACCGGATTTGTCCACGGTCGAGGCGTCCGTGCGTAACGTGCGCACAACGAGCGCCAATAATCTACGAGGCTATCGAGGCATTGCTGCAGCCTCTGGAGTGCGGACCGGTGCAACCTGAATTGATTTGATCAACAGGCAAGCGGACGCGGCGAGAAGGACAAGGTCCTTGAGCAGGAACTGCCCGACATCACCTGATAGCCAAGGGAAGCCGCCCAAGGGGGCTGCTGTTACGCCTGGAGTGCTAAACATAAACGACAACGTGGTGATATACGTCGCGCACGACATCGCCGCACCAAGGGCGGAAAACAGCGGGACGAATGCGCCCAGGATAAGGGCGGCGGCTGTCGACAGTTCGAGGACACCGATGACATCGCTCGCACCTTGTACACCGAATAAGGTGTTAAGCCAGCCCATAATCGGACTATGCACGATGAACGAGGAGATCCCGTGAGCCTCGTAACTGGTGAACTTCATGCAACCGAACCAGAGGAATACGACTACCAGGGCCCAACGGAGGAACCCAAGCGGCCAGACGGAAATGTCACACTTTTCGGCGACGTATACGTTCTTAAGCATCTTTCGCTCCAGTAGATTTGATTTGAGAAGTTAGGTTGATCGAGCCAACGCCATGACAACATCTGCGACTATTTAGTCGTTGCAAGCGAGGGAAATGTATAGAGCGGCCCTTCTGGCGGGCGAGCTTGCAATCGGACCTTCAACCCCCATTAACAAACATACGTGAGTATCGTTGGATGTTCGCATGGACGCACATATTCAAGAGTCCGAACAAGGTCGAGGGGACACGGTTTGTCAGCGCGCCGAGAAGTAATAAAGCCTAGCAATTCTCGCGGGCAGTGAGACAACGCTGCGTCCGGCTAACACCGGCCTACCACGCAATCTGCTGACGTGCGCACGGCGCGTACAGGGGAAACACTATTATTCCTGCATCAGGTGCGTGGCATGAGTGATCGCGCCGCCCGCGCGAATTGCAGCTGCCACCACCGCAGTCTCCGCCAACTGGGCGTTAGTCGCACCAGCGTCCCGCGCGGCAGTCGTATGAAGCTCGATGCAATACGGACACTGCGTGGTTAGCGCGACAGCAACCGCAATCAGTTGCTTGGTTTGAACGGACAACGCACCTTCCTCAAAAGCGGCTTTGTCGAACGCCCAGAACGCCGCTATTCCCGCTGGTGCGTGTTCTTCAAGTTTTTGAAGGCGATTCAAATTTGACATGTCAAACATGTTCAACTCCCGACATGGTGAAGCACCTGCGTGATAAGTCTTGCAGCTTCGGATGATGGATTCGGTGTCGACAAACAGGATCACGCCCCTCGTGTTTACCGGCACCTTTTCGTCAATTGGATCATATGCGGATATGCGCCGGTCAACAAACATACTTCGGTATATCAAAACCTCTACTGTGAATCCCTCGCTGATCTTTTGGCGACGGTGGGTCTGAGCGTGAAACTCTTCACCTCCGCCACCGAAATGTTCGATGTGTTGGAGCGGACTGCAGATAAATGCACCGCCGCACCTAACTGCCTCATTTTGGATGTTCGAATGCCCGGGATGGGAGGTCTTGAGGCACAAGAGCGTCTCGCCAAGCTCAAGCAGCACATACCGATCGTCTTTATGACGGCACACGGCGATATCGCGATGACTGTGAAGGCGATGAAGTCGGGTGCCCATAACTTTCTGAGCAAGCCCTTTCGTGACCAGGACATGCTTGATGCGGTGCGGTCCGCAATGATGCACGACCGCACGCATCGCGAAAACGAGCGGGTACGGCGCGAGTTACGCGAGCGATACGAATCCTTGACCGCCCACGAGCGCAAACTCCTGTCCATGGTCACGAGCGGTCTGATGAACAAGCAGATTGCGGCAAAGATGAACCTCAGTGAGATATCAATAAAGGTTCATCGCGGGCACGTGATATACCGAGGTATCGCACAAGACACTGGAAGATAATTGACGACAACGTCGGATTTTTATTGAATTACGCATAGCTCTTTCTGTCATTCCATAACTAGTTCGAGGACTGTGATGTACGATCCAGCGGACATGATGAGTGTATTTGCAATCTGCGTTGCGCTCGCGGGCATCGCTTACCTTCGCCAGCTATTTGCCGCTACGGAACTGTCAGCGCTTCACAATTCCGCGCTGGAATATTCAATTTATGGCGATCTCATTCTCCCTACCGATTTTTACGCCTGGATCTATGTGCAGTTAACCGACGCGTCGCTCCACAACCCGGTCGACTTCGACATGGTGATGAACTATCCCGATGCGTACATCGCCCCCTCCGCCTATGAACATTTCCTGTCCACTCATACCCTTCCAGATGGCATCATAGCTTTCAAAAGGATTGTTGGACGCTCCGCAATTACGAGTTCGGGACTTGCCGATCAAAGTTGCAGACCGTGTTCTGTACCCTCCGATATAGAACGCGCAAATGTCGCGGTCAAGGACCGGCTACAATTCGGCGAGAATCATGGGTGGGGATTTTTTCGCCTGAATCAACATGAGCTTAACGGCTTGCGGCGTAAGACTTTGAACGTACGCCCTCCAAAACACGATGACTCAAACCGATCGAACGATGCGCAGGAGGGCCGCGATGCGCGCGTGCTTGGGGTCGTTCATCGGCAAACACGGGACGTCACAGGCCATGCTGGCAAATCATGTGTCTTGTTCCCTGAGTCGAATCCATGCTTCGAGAATTGATCGTCGAGTACGGCGTTCCGCTGGTTTTTCTGAACGTACTGCTCGAGTCCCTCGGCTTTCCTGTTCCCGCGATGCCGGCACTCATCCTCACCGGTGCAATCACCGCGTTGGTAGGCGGTCACGGCAATGTTTGGGCGATGAGACTGTCCTTGTTCAATGTGGTTCTCGTTGCAGCGAGTTCGGCCCTGTTGGGTGACTTGTTATGGTTCTGGCTCGGACGGCGTTACGGGAGTCGCGTCCTAGGATTTCTATGCAGCATGTCGATCTCCCGAGACAGCTGTGTGAGCAGGAGCGGCGAAGTTTTTGGGAAGTTCGGCGTTCGTGTGCTTGCCGTAACCAAATTCATTCCGGGTCTGTCGACCCTCGCAATACCTGTCGCTGGTGCGATGAGCGTGTCCCTCACCAGTTTTCTTTTTTACGATTCCGTCGGGGCGGCGCTATGGGCGACCGTCGGGGTAGCTCTCGGCGTGCTGTTTGCCGACGCCGTGGACACGATTCTCAATCTCCTGGACTGGTTCGGCTTGGGGGCAGTCGTGATCACCGCGATATTTCTAGTTATTTATGTGGGTATCCGATGGCGACACCGGGCGACCCTGCTTCGTCGTTTGCGCATGCCTCGGGTCGATGCCGTGGAGCTTGATGCGCTACTGTTAGAAGATCCCCCGCCTTGCATCATCGATGCCCGACAGGGAGTTCGGCGACGGAGCGATCCTGTCCGAATCCCGGGTGCGATCGTGCTTGATCACGGCGCATCCGCAGCACAGCTCGACGGAGTGGACAGGAGCAGAAGATTCGTTATTTATTGCGATTGTCCGAACGAAGTGAGCGCGGCATTAGTCGCGGAGCGAATGAAGACAGAGGGTTACAAGAATGTGTTCCCACTTGCTGGTGGACTGGATGCGTGGCGGGCCGCGGGGTTTGCCCTCGAACCGTTGCTTCTTGACGCGGCGTCGCGAGAAGCAGCGGACAAGATTCATCACAGTTCCGCGCCATGAGACGTGGTAAAAGGTCGTTCTGGTCGCTTGGCATGCGTCATGGCGCGTCAAAGCTGGCAAATCAGCGTCGCAATGATGACGGAGCAAAGAAATAGCGACAGCGCTCGCCTGGCGGATATGATCCGTGGCTTCTCAAAACCGGGTGGTAGATATTGTATTCCCGTCAACATCGGCCG is drawn from Trinickia violacea and contains these coding sequences:
- the tkt gene encoding transketolase; translation: MSTLDEAGTPLANAIRFLSIDAILRAGEGHQGVPLGMAEIATALFTRHLKFNPADPQWPDRDRFVLSNGHGSMLLYSLLYLTGYARIDLDQIKTFRQFGSHCMGHPEYDPASGIEVTTGPLGQGIANAFGMAVAEAYLNARFGSGIVDHYTYAFVGDGCLQEGIGQEMISLAGHLRLGKLILCWDDNRITDDGSTELSISEDVRERFRVAGWHVIDVDGHDIDAVSAALELARKDPRPSMLACRTVIGRGIARLQGQRGGHSGKLFDADAEAARELLDWPHGPFHVPDEILSAWRRAGRRSADSYHAWQARVAALPADERAEFERIQAGRLPDGWRDVLEDYRRRAAENTEAQQGIMVSAEINDLFATTLPERMVGCADLEAPTSHKRRLHAFTAADRSGAYVHCGVREHVMGAMANGMAAHGGVIATCVTYLAFSDYERPAMRMAALMGLPVNFVFSHDSIGLGRNGPTHQPVEILASLRAMPNMHVMRPADAVEAAECWEIALERKDGPSTMVFARQALPPVRCVHVAENLSRRGAYVLAEGVGSARQVTLLATGSEVAIALEARARLEAEGVATAVVSMPCWEIFDEQDADYRAAVLGPGTVRVAVEAAVRFGWDRYLGERGGFVGMTGFGASGPAEVLFEHFGITAGHVVEEARRHLLKGIEQELKEEA
- a CDS encoding response regulator transcription factor, which codes for MISLAASDDGFGVDKQDHAPRVYRHLFVNWIICGYAPVNKHTSVYQNLYCESLADLLATVGLSVKLFTSATEMFDVLERTADKCTAAPNCLILDVRMPGMGGLEAQERLAKLKQHIPIVFMTAHGDIAMTVKAMKSGAHNFLSKPFRDQDMLDAVRSAMMHDRTHRENERVRRELRERYESLTAHERKLLSMVTSGLMNKQIAAKMNLSEISIKVHRGHVIYRGIAQDTGR
- a CDS encoding carboxymuconolactone decarboxylase family protein, with the translated sequence MFDMSNLNRLQKLEEHAPAGIAAFWAFDKAAFEEGALSVQTKQLIAVAVALTTQCPYCIELHTTAARDAGATNAQLAETAVVAAAIRAGGAITHATHLMQE
- a CDS encoding YkgB family protein, with protein sequence MLKNVYVAEKCDISVWPLGFLRWALVVVFLWFGCMKFTSYEAHGISSFIVHSPIMGWLNTLFGVQGASDVIGVLELSTAAALILGAFVPLFSALGAAMSCATYITTLSFMFSTPGVTAAPLGGFPWLSGDVGQFLLKDLVLLAASACLLIKSIQVAPVRTPEAAAMPR
- a CDS encoding VTT domain-containing protein — protein: MLRELIVEYGVPLVFLNVLLESLGFPVPAMPALILTGAITALVGGHGNVWAMRLSLFNVVLVAASSALLGDLLWFWLGRRYGSRVLGFLCSMSISRDSCVSRSGEVFGKFGVRVLAVTKFIPGLSTLAIPVAGAMSVSLTSFLFYDSVGAALWATVGVALGVLFADAVDTILNLLDWFGLGAVVITAIFLVIYVGIRWRHRATLLRRLRMPRVDAVELDALLLEDPPPCIIDARQGVRRRSDPVRIPGAIVLDHGASAAQLDGVDRSRRFVIYCDCPNEVSAALVAERMKTEGYKNVFPLAGGLDAWRAAGFALEPLLLDAASREAADKIHHSSAP
- a CDS encoding D-2-hydroxyacid dehydrogenase is translated as MEKIVFLDRATLAPQIKLRKPGFAHEFVEYEKTAPEDVLTRLAGATIAITNKVALTKEVLDRLPGLKLVAVAATGTDCVDKAACQHRGIAVANIRGYALNTVPEHTFALMLALRRNLVAYRNDVLAGVWQKSGQFCFFDHPIHDLGGARLGIIGEGVLGQRVAEIGKAFGMVPMFAAHKGKQGLGPLYTPWSEVLATSDVISIHSPLTPETRNMLAMPEFRAMKRKPLIINTARGGLVDEGALVQALDEGLISGAGFDVTDGEPPRMDSPLMRVAGRPNVILTPHVAWASDEAQQALADQLVDNIENFVGGKPTNLVQSAY
- a CDS encoding FAD-dependent oxidoreductase; this encodes MNADEESTFDPERKDSTKNTDGQSPDITQDDFSDVPPESSIPVGGVSANYGRYISNEPTDHAPVTSRNARAGRSANYGSYLNRSRAIGDEERATRTAIEQRRPQMFPRLGVADVERTRRFGALESWKAGETMFRAGEKGLGIRVILRGNVLLTRRDGLGQSRFLAELAEGQFLGETAQLTGKPYLVDGYALKDVDAILISPAQVRALLIEEAQLGEIIMRALILRRAELVQGGSGPVLIGPATDTKTLALEGFFRRVNHPYRVVDTESDAETVGVLSKLPDWRESTPIVVLADGTILRRPDEATLADRLGLLPELAPTSIYDVAIVGAGPAGLAAAVYAASEGLSVIVFDSHGAGGQAAASARLENYLGFPAGISGHALAYRAFMQAVKFGAEISIPSEISKLDCAVSPFRVHLTGGRLVSAHSVVVASGASYRRPDIDGLDLSTAKGVYYWASSVEAKLCQGTEVVLVGGGNSAGQAIVYLSNYASHVHVLVRRGGLEESMSRYLIDRVMALHNVTIHTRTTIESASSDEDGLCGLTVNTEGRNASIETRHLFLFTGADPNTQWLRNCEVEVDDRGFVLTRAAESSDSSRCLTFQTNVPGIFAIGDVRSSSIKRVSAAVGEGAAVVSEIHLMLAQTRAC